In Centropristis striata isolate RG_2023a ecotype Rhode Island chromosome 15, C.striata_1.0, whole genome shotgun sequence, a genomic segment contains:
- the rnasekb gene encoding ribonuclease kappa-B: MPSLLFCGPKMAACGIVISIWGVIMLAMLGIFFSAKSAVLIEDVPFTDEDMRHESNPLQNIYSLYNQVGINCFIAAAIYVAVGAVSLCQVRLNKRQEYMVT, from the exons ATGCCGTCGCTTCTGTTCTGCGGGCCGAAGATGGCTGCATGCGGGATCGTGATCAGCATCTGGGGGGTCATAATGCTG GCGATGTTGGGGATCTTCTTCAGCGCCAAGTCTGCGGTGCTGATCGAGGACGTCCCGTTCACCGACGAGGACATGCGCCACGA gtcTAATCCTCTTCAGAACATCTACAGTTTGTACAACCAAGTCGGCATCAACTGCTTCATCGCCGCCGCCATCTACGTGGCCGTGGGCGCCGTCTCGCTCTGCCAGGTCCGCCTCAACAAGCGACAGGAGTACATGGTCACATAA